The genomic interval CACCGGCCACGTGACCAACACCAGCGGCTCCACGGGTCACAGCGGCTCCACGGCCGCGAGCACCGGCACCAGCGGCTCCGGCGCGACCACGGCGTCGAACGGCACGACCACGGCGTCGAACGGCACGACCACGGCCACCAACGCCAGCGCCGCCACCGACACCGGCTCGACCGGCACCACGTCCACCACGGGCACCAACACCACGGGCTCGACGGGCACCACGGTGACCACCGGCCTCACGACGTCCACGTCGACGTCGACCACGGGCACCACCGGCCGCACCACCTCGACCTCCACGTCGACCACGGGCACGACCGGCACCACCGTGAGCACCACCTCGACGTCGACCACGGGCACGACGGGCACCACGGTGACCACCGGCCTGACCACCTCGACCTCGACGAGCACCAGCACGGGCACGACGACCGCGGGCAACACCACCGGCACCACGACCGCGGGCACGTCGACCAGCACCAGCACGGGCACCACCACCGCGGGCACCAGCGGCAGCTGTGATGTTCCCAGCTTCGGCACGCCGACCAACGGCGACATGGGCGCCACCTGCACGCCGTACGCGGACGGCGGCTCGGCGCAGTGCGCGGCCGGCGAGTACTGCCTCGGCGCGCAGGGCGCGAGCACGGGTGAGTGCTACGTCCTCAACTGCGACGCCACCAACCAGACGGGCTGCCCCGGTGACGCGTACTGCTACGACTTCGGCAGCGTGACGGCGTGCATCGCCCAGTGCGTCCCGGCCCTGGGCGGCTGCAACGGCAGCCAGGTCTGCCCGACGCTCTTCATCAACCCCAACGATCCCGAGCTCTGCAACGACCGCTGCACCAACGCGGCCAGCTGCAACGCGCCGGACGCGGGCACCACGTTCGTCTGCGACACCACCGCGGGCTACTGCAAGTGCACCCACGACGCCGACTGCGACGGCATCAACCCCGGCGACAAGTGCGACCTCGCCAGCGGCAGCTGCTACACGCCCTGCGGCAACGGCGGCGACTGCAGCGCGGCCCCGTACGGCGGCTGCTGCCTGAGCGTCTCGGGCGTGAGCGAGTGCGATCCGTACGGCCAGTCGGCGACCTCGACCACCACCACCGGCACCACCGGCACCGCCACGTCGACGACGGGCACCACGGCCACCTCGACGACCGGCACCACCGCCGCGTCGACCACGGGCACCACCGCGACCTCGACCACGGGCACCACCGCCACGTCGACGACCGCCACGTCCACGACCGGCACCACCGCGACCTCGACGACCGGCACCAGCACCACCGGCACCTCGACCACCACCACGGGCACCAGCACCACCGGCTCCGCGGGCGTGTGCATCTCGCCGGATCCGACGCCGGGCCTCATCGACAACGGCGACCTGGGCATGGGATGCACCGCTTATCCCGACGCCGGCTCGGCCAACTGCGCCACCGGTGAATACTGCCTCGGCACGCCGGGCGAGTGCGTCGGCACCTGCAGCCTGCTCGACGGCACGGGCTGCCCGGGCACCACGCTCTGCCTCGACGTCGGCCTGGGCACCGTGGGCATCTGCTACGGCCTCTGCTACCCGGCCTCGACGCCCACCTGCCTCGGCTCGCAGGTCTGCCTGCCCTCCACGCCGAACGGCAACGACCTCAGCCTCTGCGTCGATCCCTGCGCGGCCACGAGCGACTGCAACGCGGCCGACGGCGGCACCACCAACGTCTGCGACACGAACAGCGGCCTCTGCAAGTGCACGCAGGACGCCGACTGCGGCTCGGGCTACACCTGCGACGTCGCCAGCGGCGAGTGCATCGTGGCCTGCCCGAGCAACGGCGTGTGCGGCTCGGGCTGCTGCGAGACGGCGGGCGGCGTGAGCTTCTGCGACTCCGCCGGCTACGTGCCCGACCTCACCATCACCGAGTACGTGACGGGCAGCAGCAACAACAAGGCGCTGGAGATCACCAACCTCTCCGGCCAGACCAAGACCCTCGCCGAGTACTCCATCCGCGAGTACGCCAACGGCGGCACCACCGTGAACGGCCAGTTCACGCTGGGCACGGCCACCAAGACCACGATCGCTCCGGGCGAGGTGTGGGTGGTCTGCAACCCGGGCGTGAGCAACAGCACGCTGCTCGCGGCCTGCAAGCAGAACGGCACCGCGCAGGCGATGGGCTTCAACGGCAACGACGCCCTCGAGCTCGTGCACACCGCCAGCGGCACGGCGACCGTCATCGACAGCATCGGCCAGGTGGGCAACAACCCCGGCGCCGCGGGCTGGGTCGACGGCACGGTGAGCACCGTGGGCGAGATGGCGCGCATCTGCGGCACGCCGCCGGACACCGACTCCAGCGATGCCTACGACCCGGCGGTCGACTTCACCGGCGCCTCGGCCACGACGTTCAGCGGCTTCGGCACCTACAGCTGCCCGTAGTCGCAATGCGCTGAGCACCTGGGCCCGTGTCCGCTCCGGCGGCGCGGGCCCTCGTGTTTCCGGGCCGGCTTGATCGACTGAACAAATGTTCATAGCTTGGGCGCATGGGCAACGTCCGGGCACTGCGCGCGCCGCCACGCACGCGCTACGTGGAGCTTCGCGCCCGGAGCGCCTTCAGCTTCCTGCAGGGCGCGTCGCTGCCGGAGGAGCTGGCCCAGCGCGCCGCCGACCTGGGCTACGAGGCCATGGCGCTCGGGGACGCGGGCGGCGTCTACGGCTGCCCGCGCTTTCATCTCGCCGCGAAGGAGCTGGGGCTGCGGCCGCTCGTCGCTGGCGACCTGCAGCTCACCGACGGCCTGGGCAGCGTGCGGCTCCTGGTGGAGAGTGAGCGCGGCTATCGCAACCTGTGCCGGCTCTTCACGCTCTCGCACCAGGGGCGGCCCAAGGGCGAACACGCGGCGACGCTTCCGCAGCTCTGCGCGCACGCGGAAGGCCTGGTGGCGCTGCTGGGCGCGTGCACGGACGTTCAGTCGGCGGACCGCGTGGCGGCGGCGCTGGGGCGCGAGCGCGCCGTGGCCGAGGTGAGCCGGCACCTCGATCCGGTGCAGGAGCGCGGGAATCGGAAGATGGCGGCGCTGGCCGAGAAGCGCGGGCTTGGGCTCGTCGCAACGGGCGACGTGCGCTTCGCGCGGCCCACCGACCGGCCGCTCTACGACGTGCTCACCTGCATCCGGCACTCGCTCACGCTGGACAACGCCGGCACCGCGCTCGCCCGGAGCGCCGAGCAGCATTTGCACGAGCCTTCCGAGATGGCGCTGCGCTTCGCGGACCTGCCGCGCGCCGTCGACGCCACCGCCGAGCTCGCCGCGCGCTGTGCCTTCACGCTGGAGAAGCTGCCGTACCGCTTCCCCGACTTCCCCGTGCCCGATGGCGGCAGCCAGCAGGCGTATCTGGAGACGCTCACCTGGGCCGGCGCGAAGAAGCGCTACGGCTCGCGGCTCGAGCGCGATCCGCGCGTGGCCACGCAGCTGCGGCACGAGCTCGCGCTGATTGGGAAGCTCTCGCTCGCGGGCTACTTCCTCATCGTCTGGGACCTGGTTCGCTTCTGCGGCGAGCGGCGAATCCTCGTGCAGGGGCGCGGCTCGGCAGCGAACTCGGCGGTGTGCTTCGCCCTGGGCATCACCGCGGTGGAGCCGCTGCAGGCGGGGCTGCTCTTCGAGCGGTTTCTGTCGGAGGAGCGCGGCGAGTGGCCCGACATCGATCTCGATCTGCCCTCGGGCGATCGCCGCGAAGAGGTGATCCAGTACGTGTACAAGACGTACGGTCCGCGCGGCGCGGCGATGTGCGCCGAGGTCATCACCTACAAGTCGCGACTGGCGCTGCGTGAAGTCGGCAAGGTGCTCGGCCTCGACGCCGCGACCATCGATCAAGCCGCGCGCAGCGTGCCCCCATTCGAGTATCGCGAGGACGAGCAGCAGGGCGTCGACGAGCGGCTCGTCGCGGCGGGCTTGCCGCCCGAGGGCCACCGGCTGCGGCTCTACGTGAAGCTCGCCGACTCGATGATTGGCCTGCCGCGGCACCTCTCGCAGCACTCCGGCGGCATGGTGATCGCCCAGGGTGCGCTCGACGAGCTCGTTCCCCTCGAGCCCGCGGCCATGCCGGATCGCACCACGCTCCAGTGGGACAAGGACGACTGCGAAGGGCTGCACCTCATCAAGATCGATCTGCTCGGGCTGGGGATGATGGCGGCGCTGGAGCAGTGTCGCGATGTGCTCGAGGCGCGCGGGCAGACCTGCGACTACGCGCAGCTCCCGCACGACGATCCGAAGATCTACGCGGTGGCGCGCAAGGGCGACACGGTGGGCGTCTTCCAGATCGAGAGCCGCGCGCAGATGGCCACGCTGCCGCGGCTGCAGCCCACGCGGTTCTACGACCTCGTGGTGAGCGTGGGGCTCATTCGGCCCGGGCCGATCGTCGGCAAGATGGTGCACCCGTACCTCGCGCGGCGCGCGGGCAGGGAGGTGGTGCGCTATCCGCATCCGGACCTCGAGCCGGTGCTGCAGCGGACGCTCGGCGTGCCCTTGTTTCAAGAGCAGCTCATGCGCATCGCCATGGTCGCGGGCGGGCTCACCGGCGGCGAGGCCCAGGAGCTGCGCAAGGCCATGACCCACAAGCGCAGCCGCGAGCGCATCGCGCGCTTCGATCAGAAGATGCGCTCGGGCATGCACGGCCGCGGCTACAACGACGCCACCATCGACGAGGTGCTCACCGGCATTCGCGCGTTCGCCGAGTACGGTTTTCCCGAGAGCCACTCGGCGAGCTTCGCGCTGCTCGTGTACGCGAGCCTGTGGCTCAAGGTGTACCACCCGGCCGTGTTCCTGGCGGCGCTGCTCGACAACCAGCCCATGGGCTTCTACTCGCCGGCCACGCTCATCAAGGACGCGCAGCGCCATGGCGTGCACGTGTATCCCGCGTGCGTTGTAAACAGTCAGGTTAAGTCGACCGTACTCGGCGAGCGGGAGATGCGGCTGGGGCTGGAGATGGTGGGCGGGCTGGGCACCGCCGTCGCCCAACGGATCTTGAAAGCGCGCTCTGAACGGCCGTTCACGAGCGTGTCCGACGTGTGCGTGCGCGCGCAGCTCGACACCGCTCGCGCCGAAGCGCTGGCCGAGGCGGGCGCGTTCGCGGCGCTGGGGGCGACGCGGCGGCAGGCCTTGTGGCGCGTGGACGCGGCCGTCGGTGCGGGCGGGTTGGCGCCGCCGCCGGCCGAGGGCGCGTCGCCGCTGAAGGAGCTCACGCCGGTGCAGCGCACGCTCGCCGACTACGCGTCGACGGGTGTCACCGTGGGGCCGCACCTCGTGGGCCGGATGCGCGACGAGCTGCAGAAGCTCGGCGTGACGCCGGCCGACCGCGTGCTCGATCAGCCCAACGGCTCGTGGCAGCGCATCGCCGGCTTGGTGATCATCCGGCAGCGGCCCGGTACGGCGAAGGGCATGGTGTTCCTCTCGCTCGAGGACGAGACCGGGCTCTCGAACGCGGTCATTGATCCGCCCACGTTCCAGGAGCACCGGCAGGTGCTGCTCGGCGCGCAGTTGTTGATGGTGGAGGGGCCGCTGCAGAACATCGACGGCGTGGCCACGGTGAAAGGCAAACGCTTTCACGCGCTCGCCGCGCCGAAGGAGCTGCCGGCCTCGCGCGACTTTCATTGACGCGCTAGAACCGCGAGATGCCTCGACCGCACGCCGTCTTGAAAGTCATCGGCGCCGACCGCGCCGGCCTCGTCGCCGATGTGGCGAACCTCTTGTTCCGCCTCGGCGCCAACATCCTCCACGCCGACGACCACATCGACTTCGAAGCGGGCCTCTTCTTCCAGCGCGTGGAGTTCACGCTGCAGGGCGAGCTCACGTCGGGCGATCGCGAGCGCATCGGCGCCCAGATTGGCCAGACCTGCGACCAGTGGAAGATGCGCTGGGATCTGCGATGGCACGGCACGCCTCGACGCGTGGCGCTGCTCACCAGCAAGCACCCGCACTGCACGCTGGATCTCCTCGCGCGCCACCGCGCGGGCGAGCTCGCGTGCGAGCTCCCGGTCGTGATTTCGAACCACCCGGACCTGGAGCACGAGGTCACGCGCCGCGGCTACAAGTACGTGCACGAGCCCATCGCGGGCGGCGACAAGCGCGATCAAGAGCAGCGCATCCAGAAGCAGCTCGAGGCCGAGAAGATCGATCTGGTGGTGCTCGCGCGCTACATGCAGATCCTCTCGAGCGACTTCGTGGCGCCGTGGAGAGAGCGCATCCTCAACATCCACCACTCGTTCTTGCCCGCGTTCGCTGGGGCCGAGCCGTACAAGCAGGCCTACCGCCGCGGCGTGAAGCTCATCGGCGCCACCAGCCACTACGTCACGGCCGACCTCGATGAAGGCCCGATCGTGTGGCAGGACGTGACGCGCGTCTCGCACCGAGACAGCGTCGACGACCTCGTGCGCAAGGGCCGCGACCTCGAGCGCGTGGTGCTCGCCAACGCCGTCCGCTGCGCGCTCGAAGATCGAATCATCGCGTACGGCAACAAGACCGTGGTCTTCGATTGAGTGCGCACGCCTGGATCGTGCTCGGCGCGCCGCTCTCGGCCGTGCGTCGCGCGCTCAAGGCGCAGCAAGCGGAAGCCATCTTCGGCCCGAGCGAGAAGCGTCGGGTGCGCGTGTTTCCGCGCGTGGCCGACGCGGCGGGATTCACCAGGCGGAACTCGCGCGCGCGGCTCCTGGCGATGGTCGAAGGCGACGCCCGCGTGGCGCTGGCGGTTTGGCGCGCGGGCGTGTGCAAGGTGGAGCTCGAGCTGCCGCGTGTGCTGCGCTCGTCGGACGACGTGAGCGATGCGCGCGAGGCCATTGGCCGGCTCGCGAAGCCGCTCGAGTCCGATCCGCCGGGCGCGCTCAAACCGGGCACGGCCGCGATCGATCTCGCCGCGGGCCTCTGCGGCGTGGGAGCCGAGCAGGTGAGGGCGATGGACTTCGCGACCCTCGTCGCGCTTCGCGGCACCGACGCGCGCACGCTCGACGCGCGCGAGCAGAAGCGGCTTGGCGGTCTTCGGTTACTCGAACCGGACGGAACGGAATCGCCGCTCGTCGTTGGCCTGCCAGGTCCCGAGCACGACGACGACGAGCCGCCGCGTGCATCAGGTCGCGCGTGGAATCCGTGGGATCCGCTCGTGAAACGAAAAGGTTAAATGTCGAAGGTGGCGACGATCGCCGCGTGGTCCGAGGGCGCGTCGCCCTTGCGCGACGCGCGATCGATATTCGCCGACGTGCAGCGCTCCGCCAGCGGAGCCGTGGCCAGGATGTGGTCGATGCGCAGGCCCTTGTTCTTCGGGAACGCGAGCTGCCGGTAGTCCCAGTAGCTGTAGAGCCCTGGCTCGGGATGGTGCTGGCGCACCACGTCCTTCAGGCCGAACTCGGCGATCTTCGCGAGCGCGTTGCGCGCGTCGATGTGGAAGATGGGCTCGTTGGGCCAACCTTCCGGGTCGTAGACGTCGATGGGCTGCGGCGCGACGTTGAGATCGCCGAGCAGCACCACCTTCTGGTCGGGCTTGAAGTG from Deltaproteobacteria bacterium carries:
- a CDS encoding error-prone DNA polymerase, which encodes MGNVRALRAPPRTRYVELRARSAFSFLQGASLPEELAQRAADLGYEAMALGDAGGVYGCPRFHLAAKELGLRPLVAGDLQLTDGLGSVRLLVESERGYRNLCRLFTLSHQGRPKGEHAATLPQLCAHAEGLVALLGACTDVQSADRVAAALGRERAVAEVSRHLDPVQERGNRKMAALAEKRGLGLVATGDVRFARPTDRPLYDVLTCIRHSLTLDNAGTALARSAEQHLHEPSEMALRFADLPRAVDATAELAARCAFTLEKLPYRFPDFPVPDGGSQQAYLETLTWAGAKKRYGSRLERDPRVATQLRHELALIGKLSLAGYFLIVWDLVRFCGERRILVQGRGSAANSAVCFALGITAVEPLQAGLLFERFLSEERGEWPDIDLDLPSGDRREEVIQYVYKTYGPRGAAMCAEVITYKSRLALREVGKVLGLDAATIDQAARSVPPFEYREDEQQGVDERLVAAGLPPEGHRLRLYVKLADSMIGLPRHLSQHSGGMVIAQGALDELVPLEPAAMPDRTTLQWDKDDCEGLHLIKIDLLGLGMMAALEQCRDVLEARGQTCDYAQLPHDDPKIYAVARKGDTVGVFQIESRAQMATLPRLQPTRFYDLVVSVGLIRPGPIVGKMVHPYLARRAGREVVRYPHPDLEPVLQRTLGVPLFQEQLMRIAMVAGGLTGGEAQELRKAMTHKRSRERIARFDQKMRSGMHGRGYNDATIDEVLTGIRAFAEYGFPESHSASFALLVYASLWLKVYHPAVFLAALLDNQPMGFYSPATLIKDAQRHGVHVYPACVVNSQVKSTVLGEREMRLGLEMVGGLGTAVAQRILKARSERPFTSVSDVCVRAQLDTARAEALAEAGAFAALGATRRQALWRVDAAVGAGGLAPPPAEGASPLKELTPVQRTLADYASTGVTVGPHLVGRMRDELQKLGVTPADRVLDQPNGSWQRIAGLVIIRQRPGTAKGMVFLSLEDETGLSNAVIDPPTFQEHRQVLLGAQLLMVEGPLQNIDGVATVKGKRFHALAAPKELPASRDFH
- the purU gene encoding formyltetrahydrofolate deformylase, with protein sequence MPRPHAVLKVIGADRAGLVADVANLLFRLGANILHADDHIDFEAGLFFQRVEFTLQGELTSGDRERIGAQIGQTCDQWKMRWDLRWHGTPRRVALLTSKHPHCTLDLLARHRAGELACELPVVISNHPDLEHEVTRRGYKYVHEPIAGGDKRDQEQRIQKQLEAEKIDLVVLARYMQILSSDFVAPWRERILNIHHSFLPAFAGAEPYKQAYRRGVKLIGATSHYVTADLDEGPIVWQDVTRVSHRDSVDDLVRKGRDLERVVLANAVRCALEDRIIAYGNKTVVFD
- a CDS encoding lamin tail domain-containing protein; this encodes MKNTLRGMLLGALAATALACGGTTTAASSSTGTHGSTTGHVTNTSGSTGHSGSTAASTGTSGSGATTASNGTTTASNGTTTATNASAATDTGSTGTTSTTGTNTTGSTGTTVTTGLTTSTSTSTTGTTGRTTSTSTSTTGTTGTTVSTTSTSTTGTTGTTVTTGLTTSTSTSTSTGTTTAGNTTGTTTAGTSTSTSTGTTTAGTSGSCDVPSFGTPTNGDMGATCTPYADGGSAQCAAGEYCLGAQGASTGECYVLNCDATNQTGCPGDAYCYDFGSVTACIAQCVPALGGCNGSQVCPTLFINPNDPELCNDRCTNAASCNAPDAGTTFVCDTTAGYCKCTHDADCDGINPGDKCDLASGSCYTPCGNGGDCSAAPYGGCCLSVSGVSECDPYGQSATSTTTTGTTGTATSTTGTTATSTTGTTAASTTGTTATSTTGTTATSTTATSTTGTTATSTTGTSTTGTSTTTTGTSTTGSAGVCISPDPTPGLIDNGDLGMGCTAYPDAGSANCATGEYCLGTPGECVGTCSLLDGTGCPGTTLCLDVGLGTVGICYGLCYPASTPTCLGSQVCLPSTPNGNDLSLCVDPCAATSDCNAADGGTTNVCDTNSGLCKCTQDADCGSGYTCDVASGECIVACPSNGVCGSGCCETAGGVSFCDSAGYVPDLTITEYVTGSSNNKALEITNLSGQTKTLAEYSIREYANGGTTVNGQFTLGTATKTTIAPGEVWVVCNPGVSNSTLLAACKQNGTAQAMGFNGNDALELVHTASGTATVIDSIGQVGNNPGAAGWVDGTVSTVGEMARICGTPPDTDSSDAYDPAVDFTGASATTFSGFGTYSCP